A single window of Labrus mixtus chromosome 23, fLabMix1.1, whole genome shotgun sequence DNA harbors:
- the rps4x gene encoding small ribosomal subunit protein eS4: protein MARGPKKHLKRVAAPKHWMLDKLTGVFAPRPSTGPHKLRECLPLIIFLRNRLKYALTGDEVKKICMQRFIKIDGKVRTDVTYPAGFMDVISIEKTGEHFRLIYDVKGRFTVHRITAEEAKYKLCKVKKLMVGTKGIPHLVTHDARTIRYPDPLIKVNDTIRIDLDTGKITDFIKFDTGNLCMVTGGANLGRIGVITNRERHPGSFDVVHVKDSTGNNFATRLSNIFIVGKGNKPWVSLPRGKGIRLTIAEERDKRLAAKQGSS, encoded by the exons ATG GCAAGAGGACCGAAGAAGCACCTGAAGCGCGTCGCGGCGCCAAAGCACTGGATGCTGGACAAGCTGACCggagtgttt gcTCCTCGCCCCTCCACCGGTCCCCACAAGCTGAGGGAGTGCCTGCCCCTCATCATCTTCCTGAGGAACCGCCTCAAGTACGCCCTGACCGGAGACGAGGTGAAGAAGATCTGCATGCAGAGGTTCATCAAGATCGACGGCAAAGTCCGCACCGATGTCACCTACCCCGCTGGATTCATGG ATGTGATCAGCATCGAGAAGACCGGCGAGCACTTCCGTCTGATCTACGATGTGAAGGGACGTTTCACCGTCCACCGCATCACCGCCGAGGAGGCCAAG TACAAGCTGTGTAAGGTGAAGAAGCTCATGGTCGGCACCAAGGGAATCCCCCACCTGGTGACCCACGACGCCCGCACCATCCGCTACCCCGACCCCCTCATCAAGGTCAACGACACGATCCGCATCGACCTGGACACCGGCAAGATCACCGACTTCATCAAGTTTGATACCG gaaaCTTGTGCATGGTGACCGGCGGCGCTAACTTGGGGCGTATCGGTGTGATCACCAACAGGGAGCGTCACCCCGGATCCTTCGATGTGGTCCACGTGAAGGACAGCACCGGAAACAACTTCGCCACCAGGCTCTCCAACATCTTCATTGTCGGCAAG GGCAACAAGCCGTGGGTGTCCCTGCCCAGAGGAAAGGGAATCCGTCTGACCATCGCCGAGGAGAGGGACAAGAGGCTGGCCGCCAAGCAGGGCAGCAGCTAA